A portion of the Thunnus albacares chromosome 23, fThuAlb1.1, whole genome shotgun sequence genome contains these proteins:
- the LOC122975149 gene encoding anoctamin-4-like isoform X3 encodes MEESSAEAPDSSTQDDVPPLAVKDVNVLLERERSEGTSTPSRDDDSTLLNPVTHSSILDDNTKSDSGLPEGRSKSSGLCFSDGKSLIDYILVYRKSSSQSEKREVFERNIRAEGLQMEKEASLTNSDVIFLKLHAPWDVLCHYAELMNIRMPFRRKIFYMHRRHKFMSRMEKRINKFRGWLPRKPMKFHNNTLPDLEENESFTAPFSRSRIHHFIIHNKDTFFNNATRSRIVHHILQRVKYEEGKNKMGVNRLLSNNSYEAAFPLHEGSYHSKNSIRTHGAENHRHLLYECWAWWGVWYKYQPLDLIRRYFGEKIGLYFAWLGWYTGMLFPAALVGLLVFLYGIFTLEQCQVSKEICQATDIIMCPICDQYCPYLKLSDSCIYAKVTHLFDNGATVFFAVFMAVWATVFLEFWKRRRAVLAYDWDLIDWEEEEDEIRPQFEAKYSKKERMNPISGKPEPYQAFTDKYSRLIVSASGIFFMILVVIAAVFGIVIYRVITVSTFAAFGWALIRNNSQVATTGTAVCINFCVIMLLNVLYEKVALLLTNLEQPRTELEWENSFTFKMFLFQFVNLNSSTFYIAFFLGRFTGRPGAYLRLINRWKLEECHPSGCLIDLCMQMGIIMVLKQTWNNFMELGYPLIQNWWTRRRLKREHGQKAKASFPQWERDYNLQPMNAYGLFDEYLEMILQFGFTTIFVAAFPLAPLLALLNNIIEIRLDAYKFVTQWRRPLPSQAKDIGIWYGILEGIGILSVITNAFVIAVTSDFIPRLVYAYKYGPCAGQGRAGEGCMMGYVNASLSVFRVSDFEKTSQPKTNGSELFGEDVKYCRYRDYREPPDSAEPYSYTLQFWHVLAARLAFIIVFEHMVFAIKTLIAYLIPDLPKDLRDRMRREKYLIQEMMYEAELERLQKEKNEKKKKDGAHHKEWP; translated from the exons ATGGAGGAATCCTCGGCTGAAGCCCCGGACTCCAGCACTCAAGACGATGTGCCTCCCCTCG CTGTGAAGGATGTTAATGTCCTGCTTGAGAGAGAAAGGTCAGAGGGCACCAGCACCCCATCCAGAGATGATGACTCCACCCTGCTGAACCCGGTCACCCACAGCAGCATCCTTGATGACAACACAAAGTCTGATTCTGGCCTCCCAGAG GGGAGGAGTAAGTCCAGCGGCCTTTGTTTCAGCGATGGAAAGAGCCTCATCGACTACATCCTGGTTTACAGGAAGTCCAGTTCGCAATCAGAGAAGAGGGAGGTATTTGAGCGGAACATCCGAGCAGAGGGCTTACAGATGGAAAAGGAG GCCTCCTTAACCAACAGCGACGTGATCTTCCTGAAGCTTCATGCACCATGGGATGTTCTCTGCCATTACGCAGAGCTCATGAACATTCGCATGCCTTTTAG GAGGAAAATCTTTTACATGCACCGACGGCACAAGTTCATGAGCAG GATGGAGAAGCGCATCAACAAATTCCGTGGCTGGCTTCCCCGTAAGCCCATGAAATTTCACAACAACACTCTGCCTGACCTGGAGGAGAACGAGAGCTTTACCGCCCCTTTCAGTCGATCAAGGATACATCA TTTCATCATCcacaacaaagacacatttttcaaCAACGCCACCAGAAGTCGCATCGTCCACCACATCCTCCAACGGGTCAAATATGAGGAGGGGAAAAATAAAATGG GGGTTAATCGTCTTTTGAGCAATAATTCATATGAAGCAGCTTTCCCTCTTCATGAG GGGAGCTATCATAGCAAAAACTCCATCAGAACACATGGAGCAGAGAACCATCGGCACCTGCTATACGAGTGCTGGGCCTGGTGGGGGGTTTGGTACAAGTACCAGCCACTGGACCTCATCAG GAGGTATTTTGGGGAGAAGATCGGTCTGTACTTCGCCTGGCTTGGCTGGTACACAGGGATGCTATTTCCTGCAGCTCTGGTCGGCCTCCTGGTATTCCTGTACGGCATCTTCACTCTGGAGCAGTGCCAGGTCAG TAAAGAAATCTGCCAGGCCACTGACATCATCATGTGCCCCATCTGTGACCAGTACTGCCCCTACTTGAAACTGTCAGACAGCTGCATCTACGCCAAG gTCACTCATCTCTTTGACAATGGGGCGActgttttctttgctgtgtTCATGGCTGTTTGGG CTACAGTCTTCCTGGAGTTCTGGAAAAGGCGCAGAGCCGTCCTCGCCTACGACTGGGACCTCATTGActgggaggaagaagag GATGAAATACGCCCCCAGTTTGAGGCCAAATATtcaaagaaagagaggatgaaTCCCATATCAGGAAAGCCTGAGCCATACCAGGCCTTCACTGACAAATACAGTCGCCTCATCGTCTCAGCATCTGGGATATTCTTCATG ATATTGGTGGTGATCGCCGCTGTGTTTGGCATTGTCATTTACCGTGTGATCACCGTCAGCACCTTTGCCGCCTTTGGCTGGGCTCTCATCAGGAACAACTCTCAGGTGGCAACTACGGGCACGGCAGTCTGTATCAACTTCTGCGTGATCATGCTCCTCAACGTG cTCTATGAAAAAGTTGCTCTCTTGCTCACCAATTTAG AGCAGCCAAGGACAGAGTTGGAGTGGGAGAACAGCTTCACCTTCAAGATGttcctttttcagtttgtcAACCTCAACAGTTCAACTTTCTACATCGCCTTTTTTTTGGGGAG ATTTACAGGCCGGCCTGGTGCATATCTACGCCTCATCAACCGCTGGAAACTGGAAGAA TGCCACCCCAGTGGCTGTCTCATTGACCTCTGCATGCAGATGGGGATCATCATGGTGCTAAAACAGACCTGGAACAACTTCATGGAGCTTGGCTACCC ACTGATCCAGAACTGGTGGACACGGCGGCGGCTGAAGAGAGAGCACGGACAGAAAGCTAAAGCTAGCTTCCCACAGTGGGAGAGGGATTACAACCTACAGCCAATGAATGCCTACGGACTCTTTGATGAATACTTGGAAATGA ttttacagtttgGCTTCACCACCATCTTTGTGGCAGCCTTCCCTCTGGCCCCTCTCTTAGCGCTGCTCAACAACATCATTGAGATCCGTTTAGACGCCTACAAGTTTGTCACACAGTGGCGCCGACCTCTGCCCTCACAAGCCAAAGACATAG gGATCTGGTATGGCATTCTGGAGGGGATCGGCATCTTGTCCGTCATCACCAACGCCTTTGTCATCGCTGTTACCTCAGACTTCATCCCTCGCCTTGTTTACGCCTACAAGTATGGGCCTTGTGCTGGTCAGGGTCGAGCAGGGGAGGG GTGTATGATGGGTTATGTCAATGCCAGTCTCTCAGTTTTTCGCGTGTCTGACTTTGAGAAGACATCACAGCCGAAGACAAATGGCTCTGAGCTGTTTGGAGAAGATGTGAAGTATTGCAg ATATCGTGACTACAGGGAGCCCCCAGACTCTGCTGAGCCGTACTCATACACTCTGCAGTTCTGGCACGTCCTGGCAGCCCGGCTGGCATTCATCATTGTTTTTGAG